From the Deinococcus carri genome, one window contains:
- a CDS encoding GNAT family N-acetyltransferase, producing the protein MTVTVRRVTDPHDPALTTFGQIQERSYYAPDMLIPPAAFPHLVAGGGRGPRENRILVAQDEAGRVLGGTVFHLLPRAGFSSFLAVAPEARGRGISHLLHAARLSEVRGAGLAGLFADSVYAGRQDAAEREAEARTGTDPESRRRALHALGYRTVDLPYWQPVGGPDGGPLTDLDLLYHPLNGADTVPTDLVTDTLRAYWTGWLGQDRASREAEALAQRAGSTTLALLPATETPAYWRDGESS; encoded by the coding sequence ATGACCGTGACCGTCCGCCGCGTCACCGACCCCCACGACCCGGCCCTGACCACCTTCGGGCAGATTCAGGAGCGGAGCTACTACGCGCCCGACATGCTGATTCCCCCCGCCGCCTTCCCGCATCTGGTCGCGGGCGGCGGCCGGGGACCACGCGAAAACCGCATCCTGGTCGCCCAGGACGAGGCGGGGCGCGTGCTGGGTGGGACCGTCTTTCACCTGCTGCCACGCGCGGGTTTCAGTTCCTTTCTGGCGGTCGCCCCGGAGGCGCGGGGCCGGGGCATCAGCCACCTGCTGCACGCCGCGAGGCTCTCGGAGGTGCGTGGGGCTGGCCTGGCGGGCCTCTTTGCCGACAGCGTGTACGCGGGAAGGCAGGACGCGGCAGAACGCGAGGCCGAGGCCCGCACCGGCACCGACCCCGAAAGCCGCCGCCGCGCCCTGCACGCGCTGGGCTACCGCACCGTGGACCTGCCCTACTGGCAACCCGTCGGCGGCCCGGACGGCGGCCCCCTGACTGACCTCGACCTCCTGTACCACCCCCTGAACGGCGCGGATACGGTCCCCACCGACCTCGTGACCGACACCCTGCGCGCCTACTGGACAGGCTGGCTGGGCCAGGACCGCGCCAGCCGGGAAGCAGAGGCCCTGGCCCAGCGGGCCGGAAGCACCACCCTGGCCCTCCTCCCAGCGACGGAAACGCCGGCATACTGGCGGGACGGGGAAAGCAGCTAG
- a CDS encoding glutamine--tRNA ligase/YqeY domain fusion protein, with protein sequence MTAPDASPNPAAHPAGGAETAPGPRVTPNFITEIIERDLQSGKYPAVVTRFPPEPSGYAHLGHVFASFLDFQTAAQYGGRYHLRMDDTNPELATQEYVDAIADDLRWLGWDWDGNFYYASDNFERYYEYAEELIKRGKAYVDSVSGDEMARLRGDATTPGTPSPYRDRTVEENLDLFRRMRAGEFPDGAHVLRAKIDLASPNMKLRDPVLYRILHAPHYRAGDTWCIYPMYDFQHPLQDALEGVSHSMCSLEFVDNRAIYDWLMEALEFTPRPHQYEFGRRSLEYTITSKRKLRRLVQEGRVTGWDDPRMPTLRAQRRLGVTPEAVLAFASQIGVNRTNRTVDISVYENAVRDDLNWRAPRVMAVTDPVRVVVENIPAGETRTLSLPYWPHDVIRDSPDGLVNLPTGERVPPEQAVREVPLTRELYIEREDFNLDPPKGYKRLTRGGTVRLRGAGIIRADDVETDEAGNVTTIHATLLGEDAKASGVIHWVSAAHALPAEFRLYDRLFRVPNPEGENPDDIAPDFDPERMSHENEAAPLDAGFLRYLNPDSLRVTRGYVEPSVARDPQGTRYQFERQGYFWRDPVDSREDALVFGRIITLKDTWGRETQKAEGGRQKAEQLKLTQPKPRVEAARPTTHNPPPTTLLTPEQEAEAARLTALGVAEADARTLARDAVLGEFFAGAQAAEQAGAHAGQVAAWTVNDLAPGLRSGESRLSAGDLPALAALLAQGQISTRIARDVLARAAASGEAPAAIVEREGLRVVTDTGAIEAAVREVLAANPDKVEAYRGGRTGLLGFFTGQVMRATGGQADPQVVGQKLAEALGGS encoded by the coding sequence ATGACTGCGCCCGACGCCTCCCCCAACCCGGCTGCCCACCCTGCGGGTGGCGCGGAAACTGCCCCCGGCCCGCGCGTGACCCCCAACTTCATCACCGAGATCATCGAGCGCGACCTGCAAAGCGGCAAGTATCCGGCGGTCGTGACGCGCTTTCCGCCGGAACCCAGCGGGTATGCCCACCTGGGGCACGTCTTCGCCTCCTTCCTCGACTTCCAGACGGCGGCGCAGTACGGCGGGCGCTACCACCTGCGGATGGATGACACCAACCCCGAACTGGCGACCCAGGAATACGTGGACGCCATCGCCGACGACCTGCGCTGGCTGGGCTGGGACTGGGACGGGAACTTCTACTACGCCTCCGACAACTTCGAGCGGTACTACGAGTACGCCGAGGAACTGATCAAGCGGGGCAAGGCCTACGTGGACAGCGTGAGCGGCGACGAGATGGCGCGGCTGCGCGGCGACGCCACCACGCCCGGCACCCCCAGCCCCTACCGGGACCGCACGGTGGAGGAGAACCTCGACCTCTTCCGCCGGATGCGTGCGGGCGAGTTTCCCGACGGGGCGCATGTCCTGCGCGCCAAAATCGACCTTGCCAGCCCGAACATGAAGCTGCGCGACCCGGTGCTGTACCGCATCCTGCACGCGCCGCACTACCGCGCCGGGGACACGTGGTGCATCTACCCGATGTACGACTTCCAGCATCCCCTTCAGGACGCGCTGGAGGGCGTGAGCCACTCGATGTGCAGCCTGGAGTTCGTGGACAACCGCGCCATCTACGACTGGCTGATGGAGGCGCTGGAGTTCACGCCTCGCCCCCACCAGTACGAGTTCGGGCGACGCAGCCTGGAATACACCATCACCAGCAAGCGCAAGCTGCGGCGGCTGGTCCAGGAAGGCCGGGTGACCGGCTGGGACGACCCCCGGATGCCCACCCTACGCGCGCAGCGGCGGCTCGGCGTGACGCCCGAGGCGGTCCTGGCCTTTGCCAGTCAGATCGGCGTGAACCGCACCAACCGCACTGTGGACATCAGCGTTTATGAGAACGCGGTGCGCGACGACCTCAACTGGCGTGCCCCGCGCGTGATGGCCGTGACCGACCCGGTGCGCGTGGTGGTCGAGAACATTCCGGCGGGGGAGACGCGCACCCTGTCGCTGCCGTACTGGCCCCACGACGTGATTCGTGACTCGCCCGACGGCCTGGTCAACCTGCCCACCGGCGAGCGCGTGCCGCCCGAGCAGGCCGTGCGCGAGGTGCCCCTGACGCGCGAGCTGTACATCGAGCGCGAGGACTTCAACCTGGACCCGCCCAAAGGCTATAAGCGCCTGACCAGGGGCGGCACCGTGCGCCTGCGCGGCGCGGGCATCATCCGCGCGGACGACGTGGAGACGGACGAGGCGGGGAACGTCACGACCATCCACGCGACCCTGCTGGGCGAGGATGCGAAGGCTTCCGGCGTGATTCACTGGGTCAGCGCGGCACACGCCCTCCCCGCCGAGTTTCGCCTGTACGACCGCCTCTTCCGCGTGCCCAACCCCGAGGGAGAGAACCCCGACGACATCGCCCCCGACTTCGACCCCGAGCGCATGAGCCACGAGAACGAGGCCGCGCCCCTGGACGCCGGTTTCCTGCGCTACCTCAACCCGGACAGCCTGCGCGTGACCCGTGGCTACGTCGAGCCGAGTGTCGCCCGCGACCCGCAGGGCACCCGCTACCAGTTCGAGCGCCAGGGCTACTTCTGGCGTGACCCGGTGGACAGCCGCGAGGACGCGCTGGTGTTCGGGCGGATCATCACGCTCAAGGACACCTGGGGGAGGGAGACGCAGAAGGCGGAAGGCGGAAGGCAGAAGGCCGAACAGCTCAAACTCACTCAGCCGAAGCCCAGGGTCGAAGCGGCCCGCCCCACCACCCACAACCCACCACCCACAACCCTCCTCACCCCCGAGCAGGAGGCCGAGGCCGCCCGCCTCACCGCGCTGGGCGTCGCGGAGGCCGACGCGCGGACGCTGGCGCGGGACGCGGTGCTGGGGGAGTTCTTCGCGGGGGCACAGGCCGCAGAACAGGCCGGGGCACACGCCGGGCAGGTGGCGGCCTGGACGGTGAACGACCTCGCGCCGGGGCTGCGGTCAGGGGAGAGCCGTCTCTCGGCGGGCGACCTTCCCGCGCTGGCGGCGTTGCTGGCACAGGGGCAGATCAGCACCCGCATCGCCCGGGATGTCCTCGCCCGCGCCGCCGCGTCCGGTGAGGCTCCCGCCGCCATCGTGGAACGCGAGGGCCTGCGCGTCGTGACGGACACCGGGGCCATCGAGGCTGCCGTTCGCGAGGTTCTGGCCGCCAACCCCGACAAGGTGGAAGCGTACCGGGGCGGCAGGACGGGCCTGCTGGGCTTCTTCACCGGGCAGGTGATGCGGGCGACCGGGGGCCAGGCCGACCCGCAGGTGGTCGGGCAGAAGCTGGCGGAGGCACTGGGCGGAAGCTGA